Proteins from a single region of Desertifilum tharense IPPAS B-1220:
- a CDS encoding AAA-like domain-containing protein, which translates to MIDRLSSSRRKRGVVLSSHGWQRLQAAEHLSALRENLGRPYTLEQLSDRTGLSNNTLTKVRHRQKPVDYPTLEAYFQAFGLAIATDDYLSQDNDRSASVLTHLQQTPLKGQLELDSPFYIYRPPAEKLCNDEVFTPGALIRIKAPRQFGKTSLMARILSHAEDRGLRTAAISLQLADNRIFTDLDQFLRWFCAMVARALGLPTELEERWDSLFGGSYSCSDYFETYLLPADPSPLLLVLDEVNVVFNYPHIAADFFGMLRAWYEQGKHGGVNRELWQRLRLVIVHSTEAYLPLNLHQSPFNVGLSIELSCFNLDRVKELTLRYGLSSENAYAETLLNLVGGHPYLTQLALFDLSQRPVEPKEFTQTAIAPDSIFSSHLRQQLACLEQDPELLNAMKQTLLTPEGALLHPTQAFKLQGLGLVSFQNQRALPSCNLYRAYFSQVLK; encoded by the coding sequence ATGATCGATCGATTAAGTTCTTCGAGAAGAAAGCGAGGCGTAGTTCTGAGTTCGCATGGCTGGCAACGGTTGCAGGCTGCCGAGCATCTATCCGCTTTACGCGAAAATTTGGGTAGACCGTATACACTAGAACAATTGAGCGATCGCACTGGGTTAAGCAATAACACCCTCACCAAGGTACGCCACCGCCAAAAGCCCGTGGACTATCCCACCCTAGAAGCTTATTTCCAAGCTTTTGGACTGGCGATCGCCACCGATGATTATTTAAGTCAAGACAACGATCGGTCCGCTTCTGTGTTAACTCACCTTCAGCAAACCCCTCTTAAAGGTCAGTTAGAACTCGACTCGCCCTTTTATATCTATCGACCCCCTGCCGAAAAACTCTGTAACGACGAGGTATTTACCCCAGGAGCGCTGATCCGGATTAAAGCACCGCGTCAGTTTGGCAAAACCTCCCTGATGGCTCGCATTCTCAGCCATGCTGAAGATCGAGGACTCCGCACCGCCGCCATCAGCTTGCAGTTGGCAGATAATCGCATCTTTACCGATCTCGATCAGTTTCTGCGATGGTTTTGTGCAATGGTCGCTAGAGCCTTGGGCTTGCCAACCGAACTAGAGGAACGTTGGGATTCCTTATTTGGCGGGAGTTATAGCTGTTCGGATTATTTTGAAACCTACTTACTTCCCGCCGATCCTAGCCCCCTGCTCTTAGTGTTAGATGAAGTCAACGTCGTTTTCAACTATCCCCATATTGCCGCCGATTTTTTTGGGATGTTGCGGGCGTGGTACGAGCAGGGAAAACATGGGGGCGTTAACCGCGAACTATGGCAGCGTTTGCGCCTGGTGATTGTCCATTCCACAGAAGCCTATTTGCCGCTGAATTTACATCAATCGCCCTTCAATGTGGGGCTATCCATTGAGCTATCGTGTTTCAACCTCGATCGGGTGAAAGAGTTAACCCTGCGTTACGGGTTGTCATCCGAAAATGCTTATGCCGAAACCCTGTTAAATTTGGTGGGCGGACATCCCTATTTAACTCAGCTTGCTCTGTTCGATCTCAGCCAGCGCCCCGTTGAACCCAAGGAATTTACCCAAACTGCGATCGCGCCCGATAGCATTTTTAGCAGCCATTTACGCCAGCAACTGGCTTGTCTGGAACAAGACCCTGAATTGCTGAATGCTATGAAGCAAACCCTTTTAACCCCAGAAGGGGCGCTTTTGCATCCCACCCAAGCTTTTAAATTGCAAGGGCTAGGTTTAGTGAGTTTCCAAAATCAACGGGCACTACCGAGTTGCAATCTTTATCGCGCCTACTTCAGTCAGGTGTTGAAATAA